From the genome of Myripristis murdjan chromosome 22, fMyrMur1.1, whole genome shotgun sequence, one region includes:
- the sec23a gene encoding protein transport protein Sec23A: MATFPEYIAQNEERDGVRFSWNVWPSSRLEATRMVVPVAALFTPLKERPDLPPIQYEPVLCSRATCRAVLNPLCQVDYRAKLWACNFCYQRNQFPPTYAGISEVNQPAELLPQFSTIEYVVQRGPQMPLVFLYVVDTCMEDEDLQALKESLQMSLSLLPPTALVGLITFGRMVQVHELGCEGISKSYVFRGTKDLSAKQLQEMLGLTKPSASQGRGPQAAQPPLSNRFLQPVQKIDMNLTDLLGELQRDPWPVTQGKRPLRSLGVAMSIAVGLLECTFPNTGARIMTFVGGPATQGPGMVVGDELKTPIRSWHDIEKDNAKFMKKATKHYEALAGRASSNGHIIDIYACALDQTGLLEMKCCANHTGGYMVMADSFNTSLFKQTFQRVFTKDVQGSFKMAFAATLEIKTSREIKVSGAIGPCVSLNAKGPCVSENEIGTGGTCQWKVCGLDPSTTLALYFEVVNQHNAPIPQGGRGAVQFVTQYQHASGQRRIRVTTTARNWADAQTQIQSIAASFDQEAAAILMARLAVYRAETEEGPDVLRWLDRQLIRLCQKFGDYHKDDPNSFRFSETFSLYPQFMFHLRRSPFLQVFNNSPDESSYYRHQFNRQDLTQALIMIQPVLYAYSFNGPPEPVLLDSSSILPDRILLMDTFFQILIYHGETVSQWRKAGYQEMPEYENFRHLLQAPVDDAQELLHTRFPMPRYIDTEHGGSQARFLLSKVNPSQTHNNMYAWGQESGAPILTDDVSLQVFMDHLKKLAVSSAA; encoded by the exons atggcgacctTCCCAGAGTACATCGCTCAGAACGAGGAGCGTGACGGCGTGCGCTTCAGCTGGAACGTGTGGCCGTCCAGCCGCCTGGAGGCCACCCGCATGGTGGTGCCGGTGGCGGCGCTGTTCACCCCCCTGAAGGAGCGCCCCGACCTGCCGCCCATCCAGTATGAGCCGGTCCTCTGCAGCCGCGCCACCTGCCGCGCCGTGCTCAACCCGCTGTG ccaagTCGACTACAGAGCCAAGCTGTGGGCCTGCAACTTCTGTTACCAGAGAAaccag TTTCCTCCGACCTACGCTGGGATCTCGGAGGTGAATCAGCCGGCGGAGCTGCTGCCTCAGTTTTCCACCATCGAGTACGTCGTCCAG CGGGGCCCCCAGATGCCCCTGGTGTTCCTGTATGTGGTGGACACCTGCATGGAGGACGAGGACCTGCAGGCTCTGAAGGAGTCTCTGCagatgtctctgtctctgctgccgCCCACCGCGCTCGTGGGCCTCATCACCTTCGGCCGCATGGTGCAGGTGCACGAGCTGGGCTGCGAGGGAATCTCCAAGAGCTACGTGTTCCGAGGCACCAAGGACCTGAGCGCCAAGCAGCTGCAG GAGATGCTCGGCCTGACCAAACCATCAGCCTCCCAGGGCAGAGGGCCTCAAGCTGCCCAGCCGCCTCTGTCcaacag GTTCCTGCAGCCGGTGCAGAAGATCGACATGAACCTGACCGACCTGCTGGGCGAGCTGCAGCGGGACCCCTGGCCCGTCACCCAGGGCAAGAGGCCGCTGCGCTCCCTCGGAGTCGCCATGTCCATCGCCGTGGGACTGCTGGAG TGCACCTTCCCCAACACGGGCGCTCGCATCATGACGTTCGTGGGCGGGCCGGCCACGCAGGGGCCCGGCATGGTGGTGGGCGACGAGCTGAAGACGCCCATCAGGTCGTGGCACGACATCGAGAAGGACAACGCCAAGTTCATGAAGAAGGCCACCAAG cattACGAGGCTCTGGCAGGCAGAGCGTCCTCTAACGGCCACATCATCGACATCTACGCCTGCGCTCTGGACCAGACCGGCCTGCTGGAGATGAAGTGCTGCGCCAACCACacagg ggGCTACATGGTGATGGCGGACTCCTTCAACACGTCTCTGTTCAAGCAGACCTTCCAGAGAGTTTTCACCAAAGATGTTCAGGGATCCTTCAAGATGGCCTTCGCTGCCACGCTGGAGAtcaaa acgTCCAGAGAGATCAAAGTATCTGGAGCGATTGGCCCGTGTGTGTCTTTGAACGCCAAAGGACCCTGCGTCTCCGAGAAC gagatcGGCACAGGTGGAACCTGTCAGTGGAAGGTGTGCGGTCTGGACCCGAGCACCACGCTGGCTCTCTACTTCGAGGTGGTGAACCAG cacaACGCTCCGATCCCGCAGGGCGGCCGTGGGGCCGTACAGTTTGTTACCCAGTACCAGCACGCCTCGGGACAGAGACGCATCAGGGTCACCACCACCGCCAGGAA ctggGCTGATGCTCAGACTCAGATCCAGAGCATCGCGGCGTCCTTCGACCAGGAGGCGGCAGCCATCTTGATGGCGAGGCTGGCGGTGTACCGGGCCGAGACGGAGGAGGGGCCGGACGTCCTGCGCTGGCTGGACCGCCAGCTGATCCGCCTG tgtCAGAAGTTTGGAGATTACCACAAAGACGATCCCAACTCCTTCAGATTCTCAGAGACCTTCTCCCTCTACCCACAG ttcatgTTCCACCTGCGTCGCTCGCCCTTCCTGCAGGTGTTTAACAACAGTCCAGATGAGAGTTCTTACTACAGGCACCAGTTCAACAGGCAGGACCTGACGCAGGCGCTCATCATGATCCAGCCCGTGCTGTACGCCTACTCCTTCAACGGGCCGCccgag ccCGTGCtgttggacagcagcagcatcctgcCAGACCGCATCCTGCTCATGGACACCTTCTTCCAGATCCTCATCTACCAtggagag acGGTGTCCCAGTGGCGGAAGGCGGGGTACCAGGAGATGCCCGAGTACGAGAACTTCCGTCACCTCCTGCAGGCGCCGGTGGACGACGCCCAGGAGCTGCTGCACACCCGCTTCCCCATGCCCAGATACATCGACACGGAGCACGGGGGCAGCCAg GCTCGCTTCCTGCTGTCCAAGGTGAACCCGTCACAGACCCACAACAACATGTACGCCTGGGGCCAG GAGTCTGGCGCCCCCATCCTGACGGACGACGTCAGCCTGCAGGTGTTCATGGATCACCTGAAGAAGCTCGCCGTCTCCAGCGCTGCCTGA